The Acidaminococcales bacterium nucleotide sequence CGGCCAGCATGTCGATGCCGCAGTATCCGTAAACCGCTTTTTTGGCCAAAGTAACAAAAATGTTGCCGGGGCCGGTTATTTTGTCCACTTTAGGAACGGCGGCGGTGCCGAAAGCCATGGCGGCGATCGCCTGCGCGCCCCCTAACTTGAATATCCTGTTTACGCCGGTTTTTTGCGCGGCGGCCAGTACGTAAGGATTTACCGTGCCGTCCGCTCCCGGCGGCACGCACATGATAATTTCCCTGACGCCGGCCACCGCCGCCGGAACGGCGTTCATGATAACGGACGACGGATAAGCCGCCGTCCCGCCCGGCACGTATATGCCCACCCGGTCAAGCGGGGTGATTTTCTGCCCCAAAAGCGAACCGTGCGCCCGTTCGGTCAGCCAGGTTTTGGGAAGCTGCTCCTCGTGGAACCGCCGCACGTTGGCGATCGCCCGTTCCAGGGCGCCCACAACATCGCCGTCGGTTTTCTCCCGCGCCGCGGCGATTTCCCCCGGCGTAACTTCCATAGTGCCGGCCGTCAGCTTTGCCCCATCGAAAGCCTCCGTATAATAAATCGCCTTGGCGTCGCCTTGCCCGCGCACGTCCGCGACTATTTCCTCAACCACCCGCCGCGCGTCCCACTCCTGCCCGAAAACGGCCTTTATGCGGTCTTTCGCCCGGGGGGAAAGCGGTATTTCATCGAAGGCCGGGCGGCGCGCGATTTGCTCTAATTCAATTTCGGACGCGCCGGCGGCGTCTATTATTTTCATTTTATTATCTCCTCAACCAGAAGGCAACTGTCGGCGCATGGCGCCAAGAATAGAGTGGATACGCGCAAATTTCAGCTTGAAACTGGCGCGGTTGGCGATAAGGCGGGCGGTGGCGGCGTGAATGACGGCGATTTCATCCAGTTTGTTTTCCCGGAGCGTACGGCCGGTCTCCACGATATCGACGATCATTTCCGATAAGCCGACCATCGGCGCCAACTCTATGGAACCGTTAAGGTAGATGATTTCCGCCTGTATGCCGATCCCGTGGAAAAATTCCGCCGCGACGCGGGGATATTTGGTTGCAACGCGCAGATTGGCGTAATCGGTCAGCTTGCTGCGGCGCAGTCCCGCGGGAACGGCCAGCATCAGCCGGCATTTGCCAAACCCAAGATCCAAAAGCTCATAAATGTCCTTTTGTTCCTCCAGCAATACGTCTTTGCCGATTATGCCGATATCGGCCGCGCCGTACTCGACATAAGTGGGCAGATCCATCGGCTTGGTAATGACAAAGGAGAGCCCGGCCGCTTCGTTTTTTATCACTAATTTGCGCGAATCCTCCGACAAGCCCGGCGCGCCGTAACCGGCCTTTTCCAAAAGCTCCCTGCTTTGCGCGAACAGTTTCCCCTTAGGTAGGGCGATAGTAATGGTCTCCAGTTGAATTTCTCCCTTTAACAATTTAATGTATTGGTATGCTAACATAAAATTTTTCGCAAGTCAACTGTTTAATCGCCAAAGGCAGCCGGCAAACCGGCAGATCCGCCCGGCGCGGGGGCGCTTTGCCGCCCAAGATTGCGGCGGGTCGCGGAAGGACTATTTTTCTATATAAACCAAATCCCGCCCCCGCGCGCTTTCAAGGGCTTCGTCCGCCGTCTGCGCGCAAAAAGCCAGTTCCGCCCGCCGGCCTTGTGCCCGCAAATTGTCCGCGGCGGCCACCGCCCGGCCGAAAAACCCTTCCCGCCAAGCGACATACGCGCCGGGGGCGGAAGGTACGGCCGCGTTCCGGCGGCCCAGCGCGATCAGCAATCTGTCCACGCCGGCGGAAAAGCCTATGGCCGGGCAGCTTTCGCCGAAAAAGCGCATCATGTTGTCGTAACGGCCGCCGCCGCAAATGGGAAACCCCAGCCCGGGCGTATATCCTTCAAATACCATGCCGGTATAATAGCCGAAGTCGCGTATAAGCCCAAGATCGAAATCAATTGCGCCGGCCGCGCCGTAACTTTCCAGCATGGCAAAAATATTTTTGAGATTGTCCAGCGCCCGCGCGCTGGTTGGGTTGCCGGCCAGTCGGTAAGCTTTCTCGAGCGCCTCTTTGCCGCCGTGCAAAAGGGGCGCCTCCCGCAGACATTCCCGTAAAGCGGGGGGCAGGGCGCGCTCTGCGGCGAAGGCTTCCAGCCCGGCCAGGTCGCGGCCGGCCAAAAGGCTGCGGATGCGCTCCCCGTCGCGAGGGTCAAGAGAGGCGCTTTCCACCACTCCGTTTAAAAAATCCACATGCCCCATGTTGATTTTAAAATTGTCCAAACCGGCGTTTTTGAGGGTTTCCACCGCCAGCGCGACGATTTCGGCGTCCGCCGCGGCGCAGGGCGCCCCCAGCAATTCCACGCCGGCCTGGTAAAATTCGCATTGCCGGCCGGCCTGCGCCTGTTCGTAACGAAAGACGTTGGCAATATAAAAAAGCCGCCGCGGCCCGTCCGCGTCCCTCATCCGCGCCGAAACCAGCCGGGCGATCGGGCAGGTCATGTCAGGGCGCAGGATGAGCGCGCGCCCTTCGCGGTCAAAAAACTTGAAAGCTTGTTCGCTGAGCGTGCTGCTGTCGAAAGTTTCCAGATATTCAAAAGTCGGGGTTACCACTTCCTGATAGCCCCAGCGGGCAAAAAGCTCCGCCGCGCCGCTTTCCAGCGCGCGCTTGCGGGCCGCCTCGCCGATCAGGAAATCTTTTACGCCGTAAGGTATTTGCCAAACAAAGTTATTTTTGATCATCTTTTTTTCTTTTCCCGCCTTTTCCCCCGGCGTTTCCTAACCTCGACAAAGCCAGCTTGTAGCCGCCGGCGCCATAATAAAGGCAGCGTTTCACGCGCGCTATGGTGGCGGTGCTTACGCCGGTACTGTCGACTATATCGTCGTAAGTGTTGCCGATTTTCAGCATCCGCGCCACTTCCAGCCTTTGCCCAAGCGATTTGAGCTCGTTGACGGTGCAAATGTCTTCAAAAAATTTGTAACATTCACTTTCGGTTTTCAAAAGCAGCAACGCGGCGAAAAGCTGGTCCGACAGGGCGCCTTTCAATTTATTGGCGGCCATTTCACATCACCTCAAAAAAATATTTTGGGGCACGGTTTGGGGGAACATTTATATAAAGCCATTATAGCACAAAGTCAACCTTTGCGCTTTAACCATTTAAAGAAACGCAACCGGCGTATTCCCTGCCGTCCGCCGTCCCTTCGCGCTTCGCCTTGACAAAGCCGGGGCGGGCATGTAATATTTTGCATAAAGAACTATCGGCAACAGTAATTACGCTGTTTTGCAAAGAAGGCCGCCATGATTAAAATAGACAATCTGACAAAGACCTATACAAGCAAAGAAGGCGATATACAGGCGCTGAACGGCGTGTCCCTGCACATCGGCCGCGGCCGGATATTCGGCGTGATAGGCCAGAGCGGGGCGGGCAAATCGACCCTTGTCCGCTGCATCAACATGCTGGAGCGGCCGACTTCGGGCACGGTTACGGTTGACGGCAAAGACATGGGCGCTTTGGCGGGCAAGGGGCTTTTGCGCGCCCGGCAGGAAATCAGCATGATTTTCCAGCATTTCAACTTGCTCGCATCGCGCACGGTATTTGACAACGTCGCGTTCCCTTTGGAAATACAGGGATTAAAAAAGGCCGCCATAACCGAGCGCGTACTGCCGCTATTGGAACTGGTCGGCTTGCGTGAGCGCGCGCGGTATTACCCATCGCAGCTTTCCGGCGGGCAGAAACAGCGCGTGGGCATAGCCCGCGCCTTGGCCAGCCGCCCTAAAGTGCTGCTTTGCGACGAGGCGACTTCCGCCCTTGATCCGCAAACCACCAAATCCATTCTGGCGCTTCTAAAGGACATCAATAAACAATTTGACTTGACAATCGTCCTGATCACGCACGAAATGATTGTAATAAAAGAAATCTGCGATCAGTTGGCGATGATCGAAAACGGCCGCATCGTGGAAGAAGGAGGCGTACTGGAAGTATTTGCCAATCCTCGGACGCCCACGGCGCGGGAATTTATCGGTACGGCCCTCAGCCAGCATCTGCCGGATTTCCTGTCGAAAATCGGTCTTTCGCCCGTGCCGGTGGACGGCGGCAAATGGCTCGTCCAGCTGTCCTTTATCGGCGCAT carries:
- the hisD gene encoding histidinol dehydrogenase — encoded protein: MKIIDAAGASEIELEQIARRPAFDEIPLSPRAKDRIKAVFGQEWDARRVVEEIVADVRGQGDAKAIYYTEAFDGAKLTAGTMEVTPGEIAAAREKTDGDVVGALERAIANVRRFHEEQLPKTWLTERAHGSLLGQKITPLDRVGIYVPGGTAAYPSSVIMNAVPAAVAGVREIIMCVPPGADGTVNPYVLAAAQKTGVNRIFKLGGAQAIAAMAFGTAAVPKVDKITGPGNIFVTLAKKAVYGYCGIDMLAGPSEILIIADDTANPSWMAADLLSQAEHDPLSAAILVTDSRDLAGRVKESAQKRLAGLPRKETAALSLSGQGRIVIVKDLGAAVKFANLYAPEHLEVATRAPFALLPYLRHAGAIFLGQYSPEPLGDYFAGPNHVLPTGGTARFCSALNVETFMKKTSIIAYSGRACKEAAADVIRLAAAEGLDAHACALKARLEGEENATI
- the hisG gene encoding ATP phosphoribosyltransferase, with protein sequence MLAYQYIKLLKGEIQLETITIALPKGKLFAQSRELLEKAGYGAPGLSEDSRKLVIKNEAAGLSFVITKPMDLPTYVEYGAADIGIIGKDVLLEEQKDIYELLDLGFGKCRLMLAVPAGLRRSKLTDYANLRVATKYPRVAAEFFHGIGIQAEIIYLNGSIELAPMVGLSEMIVDIVETGRTLRENKLDEIAVIHAATARLIANRASFKLKFARIHSILGAMRRQLPSG
- the hisZ gene encoding ATP phosphoribosyltransferase regulatory subunit; this translates as MIKNNFVWQIPYGVKDFLIGEAARKRALESGAAELFARWGYQEVVTPTFEYLETFDSSTLSEQAFKFFDREGRALILRPDMTCPIARLVSARMRDADGPRRLFYIANVFRYEQAQAGRQCEFYQAGVELLGAPCAAADAEIVALAVETLKNAGLDNFKINMGHVDFLNGVVESASLDPRDGERIRSLLAGRDLAGLEAFAAERALPPALRECLREAPLLHGGKEALEKAYRLAGNPTSARALDNLKNIFAMLESYGAAGAIDFDLGLIRDFGYYTGMVFEGYTPGLGFPICGGGRYDNMMRFFGESCPAIGFSAGVDRLLIALGRRNAAVPSAPGAYVAWREGFFGRAVAAADNLRAQGRRAELAFCAQTADEALESARGRDLVYIEK
- a CDS encoding methionine ABC transporter ATP-binding protein, whose amino-acid sequence is MIKIDNLTKTYTSKEGDIQALNGVSLHIGRGRIFGVIGQSGAGKSTLVRCINMLERPTSGTVTVDGKDMGALAGKGLLRARQEISMIFQHFNLLASRTVFDNVAFPLEIQGLKKAAITERVLPLLELVGLRERARYYPSQLSGGQKQRVGIARALASRPKVLLCDEATSALDPQTTKSILALLKDINKQFDLTIVLITHEMIVIKEICDQLAMIENGRIVEEGGVLEVFANPRTPTAREFIGTALSQHLPDFLSKIGLSPVPVDGGKWLVQLSFIGASARQPVLSGAIRAYNVDVSIICGNIDYIKDTPFGTLVAEVSGKKDDIESALSYLGRQKLRVEVLGYVP